One window from the genome of Nicotiana sylvestris chromosome 9, ASM39365v2, whole genome shotgun sequence encodes:
- the LOC104217422 gene encoding THO complex subunit 4B-like isoform X1 produces the protein MAESVDMSLDDIIKKNKQKDNGGRRSRGHIDQKRRSVRVYGSGTCRGGPSRRCRMTPYSMPQRFPEPDKMMVGASEWDYGTKLFVSNLDYGVSNDDIRLLFSDVGELKEYALHYDKTGRSKGTAEVVFTHRSDALAAMKRYNNLQLDGRPMKIEVKFVTHPVPSILPDFAPENPRGTFQSRPGVAADGRARNGRRGGHMIGRGGFIDRSHHKPVSAEDLDADLDKYHSDAMHIK, from the exons ATGGCTGAATCTGTGGACATGTCGCTGGATGATATCatcaagaaaaacaaacaaaaggaCAATGGTGGACGACGTTCCAGAGGTCACATCGATCAAAAGCGCCGCAGTGTGCGGGTTTATGGTTCTGGGACTTGTAGGGGCGGACCAAGCCGCCGTTGCAGAATGACGCCCTACTCAATGCCGCAG CGTTTTCCAGAGCCAGACAAGATGATGGTTGGAGCGTCAGAGTGGGATTATGGGACTAAGCTATTTGTATCTAATCTCGATTACGGTGTCTCCAACGATGACATCAGG CTGCTGTTTTCAGATGTCGGTGAACTTAAAGAGTACGCGCTGCATTATGATAAGACTGGCAGATCAAAG GGAACTGCAGAGGTGGTTTTCACACATCGCTCTGATGCTTTAGCTGCTATGAAGAGATACAACAACCTGCAGCTTGACGGGAGACCAATGAAAATTGAGGTGAAGTTTGTGACTCATCCAGTGCCTTCAATATTGCCTGATTTTGCACCAGAAAATCCGCGAGGAACTTTCCAGAG CAGACCAGGAGTTGCAGCAGATGGAAGGGCTCGTAATGGTAGGAGAGGCGGCCACATGATTGGACGAGGTGGTTTTATCGATAGAAGCCATCATAAACCTGTCTCAGCCGAAGATCTTGATGCTGATTTGGACAAGTATCATTCTGATGCAATGCACATTAAGTAA
- the LOC104217422 gene encoding THO complex subunit 4A-like isoform X2, translating into MAESVDMSLDDIIKKNKQKDNGGRRSRGHIDQKRRSVRVYGSGTCRGGPSRRCRMTPYSMPQRFPEPDKMMVGASEWDYGTKLFVSNLDYGVSNDDIRLLFSDVGELKEYALHYDKTGRSKGTAEVVFTHRSDALAAMKRYNNLQLDGRPMKIEVKFVTHPVPSILPDFAPENPRGTFQRPGVAADGRARNGRRGGHMIGRGGFIDRSHHKPVSAEDLDADLDKYHSDAMHIK; encoded by the exons ATGGCTGAATCTGTGGACATGTCGCTGGATGATATCatcaagaaaaacaaacaaaaggaCAATGGTGGACGACGTTCCAGAGGTCACATCGATCAAAAGCGCCGCAGTGTGCGGGTTTATGGTTCTGGGACTTGTAGGGGCGGACCAAGCCGCCGTTGCAGAATGACGCCCTACTCAATGCCGCAG CGTTTTCCAGAGCCAGACAAGATGATGGTTGGAGCGTCAGAGTGGGATTATGGGACTAAGCTATTTGTATCTAATCTCGATTACGGTGTCTCCAACGATGACATCAGG CTGCTGTTTTCAGATGTCGGTGAACTTAAAGAGTACGCGCTGCATTATGATAAGACTGGCAGATCAAAG GGAACTGCAGAGGTGGTTTTCACACATCGCTCTGATGCTTTAGCTGCTATGAAGAGATACAACAACCTGCAGCTTGACGGGAGACCAATGAAAATTGAGGTGAAGTTTGTGACTCATCCAGTGCCTTCAATATTGCCTGATTTTGCACCAGAAAATCCGCGAGGAACTTTCCAGAG ACCAGGAGTTGCAGCAGATGGAAGGGCTCGTAATGGTAGGAGAGGCGGCCACATGATTGGACGAGGTGGTTTTATCGATAGAAGCCATCATAAACCTGTCTCAGCCGAAGATCTTGATGCTGATTTGGACAAGTATCATTCTGATGCAATGCACATTAAGTAA
- the LOC104217422 gene encoding THO complex subunit 4A-like isoform X3, translating to MAESVDMSLDDIIKKNKQKDNGGRRSRGHIDQKRRSVRVYGSGTCRGGPSRRCRMTPYSMPQLLFSDVGELKEYALHYDKTGRSKGTAEVVFTHRSDALAAMKRYNNLQLDGRPMKIEVKFVTHPVPSILPDFAPENPRGTFQSRPGVAADGRARNGRRGGHMIGRGGFIDRSHHKPVSAEDLDADLDKYHSDAMHIK from the exons ATGGCTGAATCTGTGGACATGTCGCTGGATGATATCatcaagaaaaacaaacaaaaggaCAATGGTGGACGACGTTCCAGAGGTCACATCGATCAAAAGCGCCGCAGTGTGCGGGTTTATGGTTCTGGGACTTGTAGGGGCGGACCAAGCCGCCGTTGCAGAATGACGCCCTACTCAATGCCGCAG CTGCTGTTTTCAGATGTCGGTGAACTTAAAGAGTACGCGCTGCATTATGATAAGACTGGCAGATCAAAG GGAACTGCAGAGGTGGTTTTCACACATCGCTCTGATGCTTTAGCTGCTATGAAGAGATACAACAACCTGCAGCTTGACGGGAGACCAATGAAAATTGAGGTGAAGTTTGTGACTCATCCAGTGCCTTCAATATTGCCTGATTTTGCACCAGAAAATCCGCGAGGAACTTTCCAGAG CAGACCAGGAGTTGCAGCAGATGGAAGGGCTCGTAATGGTAGGAGAGGCGGCCACATGATTGGACGAGGTGGTTTTATCGATAGAAGCCATCATAAACCTGTCTCAGCCGAAGATCTTGATGCTGATTTGGACAAGTATCATTCTGATGCAATGCACATTAAGTAA